The DNA window aaggacgtgcagcaggttagggtgattaaggatagggatggaagtctattgacaggtgccagtagtgtgatgggaagatggaaagagtactttgaagagttgatgaacgtggaaaatgagagggaacaaagactagaagaggtgactgttgtggaccaggatgtagcaaagattagtcaggatgaagtgaggagggcattgaagaggatgaagagtggaaaggcagtcggtcctgatgatatacctgtagaggtttggaagtgtctaggagaggtggcagtagagtttctgactgggttgttcaacaggatcttagatagtgagaagatgcctgaggaatggaggagaagtgtgctggtgcccatttttaagaacaagggagatgtgcagagttgtggcaactacagaggaataaagctgatgagccatacaatgaagttatgggagagagtagtggaagctagactaagggcagaagtgaacatttgtgagcagcagtatggtttcatgccaaaaaagagtactacagatgcagtatttgctttgaggatgttgatagagaagtacagagaaggccagagggagctgcattgtgtttttgtagatctggagaaagctgatgacagggtgcccagagaggaactgtggtattgtatgaggaagtctggagtgacagagaagtatgttagaacggtgcaggacatgtatgaagactgtaagacagtggtgaggtgtgctgtaggtgtgacataggagttcaaggtggaggtgggactgcatcagcgatcagctctgagccccttcttgtttgccatggtgatggacaggctgacagacgaggttagacaggaatctccatggactatgatgtttgcagatgacattgtgatctgtagtgagagcagggaacaggtggaggagaagctagagaggtggaggtttgtcctggaaaggagaggaatgaaggttagccgcagtaagacagagtacatgtgtatgaatgagagggacccaagtggaagagtgaggttagagggagaagagatcaagaaggtggaggattttaagtacttaggctcaacagtccagagcaatggagagtgtggaaaagaggtgaagaagcgtgtacaggcaggatggaacgggtggaggaaagtgtcaggtgtgatgtgtgatagaagagtttcagctaaaatgaaaggaaaggtgtacaaaactgtggttagaccagcgatgttgtttggtctagagacagtgtcactgaagaaaagacaggagacagagctggaggtagcagagatgaagatgctgaggttctctctgggagtgaccaggaaggataggatcaggaatgagtacatcagagggacagcacatgttagaggtcttggagataaagtcagagaggccagactgagatggtttggacatgtccagaggagagatagtgaatatattggtagaaggatgctgagttttgaactgccaggcaggaggcctagaggaagaccaaagaggaggtttatggatgtaatgagggaagacatgaaggtagttggtgtgagagaagaggattcaaagcacagggctagatggaggaaattgattcgctgtggcgacccctgaagggaaaagccgaaaggaaaagaagaagaaggtcagGTACCTTTTAACACAGCTCAGATGCACCGTGGGGTCTTTGACAATGTTTTTCTTGTATGTGTCGCAAGTTAGCAATAGAACAAGTTACAGATATGATTTACAGAGGCTGTTTTCCTGTACAAAACCGAGTGTGGCGcctgctttctctctcttttgcaACCACAGTCCCCACGAGACTATATCTCCAATAGATGGTGATTACACCAAGGATTCATtcgttaaaataataaaaacaaaacagagatgatacagaaaattaaaggcatCCTTCTCTCCACAAAGAGTGAAGGAAAGGACATGCAACATTACCGATCAGCAAATCAAGGACAATAATTCAACTCCAGCATATTCAAGTAAATGTGACGAATCTTGTGATGTGATCAATACAGACATcgctgttgtgcaggtatgtaaactcAGATGAGCTGCAATAAGAAATTATCAGATTAATAGCACTGCTTGTTTAAAAAACATTGCCTAAACAAGCTCAATAAAAGTCCCCAGGAACGGAAACACagttttgtcattggagctctGGCTGACCGTATTCACCAGGAATGAACAGCGAGGCTCTTTCACCTCCTCTACCTGAAAGAGAcgccatcaccatcacacactgaacagggaTTATTTAGCAGCGATCATTGATATGTaagctgcatttgggagcagatttaatgagttcatcaatgcaacaaaacacattaatattGTAATGGAAGTTCAACTTAGAGCACCAAATATGGTAGTACAGAGTAGTCACGTGGTGGGTAATTCTCTCCAGGATgctctgcatggaaaataaacatttaatcatgaatctcattatgcactTGTAGCCTAGTTAGTCAATTTTATAGTCAATATAGCCAATACAGACACAGCCTGTGATGCCTTCATACAAGGCTTAAAAATTTTTGCAGCTCctgacaggtttgattttagtttttttggtcaaatcGGTTCCTCGAACGTTTATGGTACATCTGGCCCGCGGGCCAGATCTggcctgttgaaaaggtttccccttgaagttactgacagagccataacaaaatattgctttatttatttaatcattacataatatacactgtgttagctcttggctCAATaagctatgttcatttcaatatgttttaataaacattgaaccagccGACCCACGGCTTTTAGCAAATttggggcatgaggcgggggaatcTCCGGGCCAGTGCacagtggagccacacaaagacacagacaatcACACAGACACTCATTCCTACCGTCAATTTGGGACCCGTCAATTTtgcgtgtatttgactttgacacctaTGATTAAAGGTTACCGACCCCTGGCCTAGACATTTCTTTCTTCCATAGCAGTATCATTTGATTTCTAGTTGCGAAGCCAAGATGATACAAAGGGGGTATCTACTTCACATCAATCAcattgcaacatcaacaacatccgaaaaagaaaaaagggctgacgggtagaagccctATGGCAACTGTTTCCATCCCGGGTAGAAGCCTGGGGATGGAAACTTGGAAAGTTTCcatccccagaatcaacaacatctctctcattaaaacacgttatcaaccaaattcatacattaaatttcacatttagataattttattttgatatattgCTGTTTTGAACCGTCCTTGTAGTCCCAGTATAATAACATCGGCCACAGTGATGAACTGAAGGTTGCAGAGGAACTCCCGGAATACAAAGACCTACAAAGGAGAGAAATGGGTCATGGCAGAGCAGTAACTCTTAACCACCAAAGAAAATACCAGACTCACTCCACACTGCCAATGGAGCATAACAAATCTAACAATAGAGACAAGTGGAGATGCTATAAATGTGAACATTCTGGTTATATTGCATTTGAATGTGTGGGTCCGGACCCACCTAAATAGGAGGACCGAGAATGATGACCACGAGCGCCACCCAAAGGTTGTTTATTCTCCATTCTCCAGGGTCGTATTCCACATTCTCTTTGAGTTCCTGATGTAGGCCCTTATTGTCTTGTTGTATGTCGTCATTCCAACCGGTGGCGCAGAGTTGTGCATGGAGCTATAAATCATCCAGCGCCAATGGAACAAAACGTTAAACAGTGCCACAGgttccagcagattcctggtagtttaatttttgatttggcaaatgTGTATCTTAACTTGACCCTGCAATATGCTGGTGATGTGTCTGCGGCCTGCCCTGCCTCTCGCCAATATTCCTGGAACCACAGTTGGGCTGCAACTAGATGATGAAACAGGATGGTGGGAAAATGGCAACGCTGTCAAGGGACATGAGACACAACGATCTTATCACATTCAAACGGAAAAAGGAGAACTTCATCGTAATCTCATGCCCACAACCGACATAGAAGACTGGTctgcaacaaaaaagaaacatctgcACCAAAACAACCTACATTTGTGCAGGATGTTCAGGTCGACCAAGACTTTCCACCAGATCCGGGTTCCAGTGACCAGCCATTACCAGCAGATGCCTTACCAACCCCAATGAAAACATACAGTGGCCAGGTGGCGAGGCCTCCTGAGCGACGgaaagagtgtgtgtagagacaATTAACCTTTCCTTCACATGATTAAAATGGTCTGAAGAGCTGTGTTAGGGTTTATTAGACCAAGAGATTGTTTAATGAAGCTGTTGAAGTATATCTTTGTTCATATGAACAACttgtttatttacagtaaatgagctcaaaaagaaatgtgatgtaagtatttattttactgtgtgcATCTATACAGTTAGAACTACTACATGCATGTGATCTCTATCTGCTGAACAGAGCTGAGAGCTAAGTCTGTGGTCCCTAAAagttcatgcattcatttattcattttccaacccgcttaatccgctaacgcaggtcgcggggtagccagtgcctatcctggcagtctcagggcgtggggcgggggacactccgggcacgacgccagtgtaccgcggagccacatacaaacaaacatacattcacacacacactcactcctatggtcaatttgggaccggccaattaacctgaagcgcatgcttttggaggtgggaggaagccggagaacccggagagaacccacgcagacacggggagagcatgcgaactccgcacagagcgggactcgaacccgggttgtgaggcagcagcgctaaccactgcgccaccgtgccgccccctaAAAGTtcattaaaagttaaaagaaatATCCTTTATTTATATTAACTTCAAAATGTTCTTATCATTTCAGGCCATCTATGTCATGAGAAACCCCAAAGATGTGATGATATCAGCCTTTCATTATTTTGGGAAACGCCCCATTTATGCCGACCCGGGTACTCTGACTGAGTTTCTCCATAAGTTCCTTGATGGAAGTAAAAGTAAATGGCACTTCTCTGAACTACCACTGGATGGAGTCACAGATCTAATGATCACATTTGACTTGTTTACAGAgtgcttgtgtttttcatttttttagtgCCATATGGCTCGTGGTTTGATCATGTGAAGAGCTGGCTGAATGCTGAAGATAAAGAGCAATTCCTATATTTGAACTATGAAGACATGGTGCAGGTGAGATTTTCAACACTGTATAATTTTTGTAATCAAGATTTAACCCATGCCAGCATCTAGTTTCTCAAAAACTATATTTGCCCTTAACATCCATGACATTAAGGGCGAATGCTGTTCGCCCACACATTGATCTCAGAAGTATCCACTGAAAATGTCTAGTGAAAGAGTCGAAAACTGTTACACTATGATAAACAGCTTCCTCTCTCTCACAGGTGGTAGCAACTACTTCACTAACATTGACTACCTTATGTCATGGTCCAGgctttttaattattatgtttGAGTGCTTTCAAAGTATCAGATGACAGATCTGAGGTATTAAAGAATGGACTGCTTACTCACTGTAGACATGAATGTCTGACCACAACACTGGCAACTTCAACAGTTGAAAGTCTAgcatgaatatactgtatgtagtctGAACACCATCAGAGCCTTTCTTCTCATTGCTAAATACTCACAAGAATAAACGTACTATTGGAATCACTCCAGGAATATGAGATGGTGTGGTTTCTTTGTGCTGCAGAATCTGGAGAACTCTGTGGCCAGAACTGCTCAGTTCTTGGATAAATCCCTGGATACTGAAGTGATAGAGAAAATAGCAGAAAAATGTCTGTTCAAGAACATGAGAAACAAAGTGCCAGACGATTCTACAAATCCGATCAAATCTGATGATGAAAGACTATCTGAACTTTTCAGAAAAGGTGAGCAACATCataatacatacagtactacagtatttcaCTGTTATTGAGTGATGTTGTGACACACTGATGGTAATGGCTTGAAGGAAGCTTGCAGCAAACACAGAAGAATAATCCGTCAGGAAAAGATCTACACACCACACAAACTGAGGACAGCATGGTGATGCAGTCTTTGCTTAACAGGGAGTCACAGTTCATATTGgagacacacacattgttaCAAGGAAACAAGGAACAAGGAAATCTCTGAAATGCTGCAGGGACAGGCAGACACAAACCACgaagacaaaaacagaactaGTGGtgaaggacagaaggctggagCTTGTGCTGGGATTCAGGAAAGGTCTGGTGGTCAGTAGAGCAAGGTTGACAATGTGAAACAGACTAGTGCTCGAGAGTCCCTTATAAGGGAGAGCAAAGGGCGGTCTGGCAGAGAGTGATTGGAGAGCAagaatctacagtatatactgaGTCACTCTGATGAAAGGAAGTGGGTGGAGTTATGCTGATGAGGTGACAGGCTGAGTGGGACAGGTGGGTGGAGTTATCTGACGAGAGGGGTGTTGCTGTCATTGTGCATTCACAACAAAATTGCTACTGTCTTGCTCTCACCTAGGCTAAAAGAACatattaaaactttaaaaatccaACAATGCTGTACAAAGAGTTTATACAATGCAGCAAATTacatagaatttttaaaaaagaaatcaacctTATTGTCTTGCATGTTGTGTTTCAGGAATAGTTGGAGACTGGAAGAATCATCTATCAGTGGAAGAAGCGAAGTACTTTGATGcagtttgcaaagaaaaaatgagAGATGTCAAATGCAAATGGGATtaagataaattaattttaatgtttattcaaGTGTGGAATCAGAGGAGCAAAATTTCCAGAGATTTTATGAAATTTATTGAGAAAAAGGCTAATGATTTGTTTTAAGTTATCTTATCTTTTGCAGCCTCAATGCTTGATGCCCTTACCAGACACATACACAGTTGAATTTCACAGGTCTTGAAATTTTGATCAGGCTCTTGCACTATGGTCTCAGATAGAAGAGCTGCTGTTCCTGCAAAGCACTAATCTTAAACCTGGCACCGCTTTCCTTGGATTCACTCGATCATACACTCATTTCAGACACATAACAATActctagagcaggggtgtcaaagtcaaaaacACAGAAGgccaaaaagacaaatttgctacaatttgttttaatatatattaaaacatgttaaaatgaacATAGTCTATTGAACCAAGAACTAAcacattgtattttatttagtgctgtcaggcgattaaaaaaatatgtaattaattacagtatttgtaattatttaatctgattaatcacattttaatatcatacatgctaaaggcccccaaataaagaatttgaaatctaggacattacaaaattgtagtccatgactaatcaatagaatgcaccaagaagagaagatttgaaatccacatttttattggttaagtgtgctttataaatgaaattcaaaagaaaaaaaggccaagcacatcaacAAACCAACTAGGCCAGGTGCATCTCTCAGAAAtccaatacgaatacagttaaataaataaaattcagaaatacaaTAAGGccgagtctcaaataggcacataagcagactctcaatcaaaatgaatacttaagctgactcaatacagcaattcagaATGAATAGTATAATATACCTCTAAATATGGCAACttaatagcaagatgccaacaggcttttcctttaaaagggtaagctaacatTCAACTCTGTGTCTAGACTAGActtctttttattgtcattgcacagaGACTCAGAACAGTGAATCTGGCGATGAAATATCGTTGCTTGGCAACCGGAGTACACAGCATAAtggtccttgacatgttttgcatttaaatgatacgtcaggttggagctgcttcggtgatatgaaaattctcttttacaaaaggtacaaatactaataataataatggatttgatttatatagtgcttttctgcacactcaaagacgctttacatcggatccattattcatccactcctcattcatacttggtgatggtaaactactgtatgtgtgtagccacagctgctctGGGGCAGCCTACGGGTctctcaatgggccaaatttaaaatgcttgcgcattgacttgccactcacaattaattgcgttaattttcatagcgtgttaatttgcagcataattaatgaatctaattaatgtgttaaagtgacagccctaatattaTTCAatggttaattaattaataaagcaatattttgttacggctctcagtaacttcaagggaaaatattttcaacaggctaacagcaaaaaagtaaatgtccttctaaaacaaaacatgttccttaatataaagataaatgcatgaatgagattgcattcatttgtttattcattttctaccacttcatccactgtcgcgGAAAGCTGgcgcctatcccagctgtctgagGGAGTGAGGCGATTGAGACTCCGGgcgcaacaccagtgcaccgcagcgccacacagacaaccactcatgcatTATGAACTGAAGAGGCATTATTGTGCTGCTTtatgatcctaccaatcactgccttcaaatagtaaaataaaaaaataaatcacatcagttgtattctttctcatggctcttattTGCAATTTCCTCTGAGTCCTttcaactgaaaaataaatataaataggtaaaataaaatttaaaaaaatctatggcacacgGACATAACAATATTTCCTTCAAAGAGAAACCACGCCTTgtacaaagaaattaaaaaatttaactgaattagaaactgaaaatacattaccACTCTGTGTTGatcacttgtctgaggctgagcctgatatttgatggtgtctcatctttggtacaagttcatcaatgtttggggtcaggctctgagctgaggaaatcctcaggattGGGTGTAGGTGTTCATCAGACAGactgtgtgatgtttttgttcagcttcatcagagagcaCAGTTGTTCACACAGGCATATGCTGCCAAACAGGGGGCGTCCGAACAGCTTGGATGCACAGCTGCTGCATTGTGTCACCTGAAGACACAGAAGTTTACCTTTTTACCTCtctgaacatacagtatactctgactcccacctggcttgaagcCTCCTGCTCTCAGCTTCCGCCTTCCTTTTAGCCAGTTTTGGGGAGGGGAGTAGCCAAATTCAACCTCCACTCTGACTGCTGATGAACTTCTGCTataattgcattgtgggaaatttagtgttggtgcgtgcaaaacaccagcaggcGGATGTGGTCTATGGGCCGATTCTAATAGTTATAAAAAATCATCCAgggggccataaataattcatcagGGACCAGAtctggcccgcgggccttgactttgacttaCAGTATGTGCTTTAGAGTGAAGTCATTTAATCCCATTATGTTGTCTTCTCATTTACTCAATGATATTCTATCATATACAGTATCGCACTCCTTCCATCTAATCAAGCTTTGTtaataacataatgacattgagTCCAAACATCTaagtcagtggttcttaaccttgttggagacgccgaaccctgccggtttcatatgctcactgaaccctttagtaaaaaaaatttttttttaacaaatttaagacataatcACAGTATTtaccgcactataaggcgcaccttcaatgaatggcctatttctttttttaaaaattaattcatacactggattataaagtgcactggattataaaacgcatctgagaactcctcttcaatgaatggtctattttaaaacttttttcatttataaggcacactggattattagaaatgagaaaattaaaggctttttggtgcggaaaatactgtatatgttttactggtgtatttattgaattgtgcattaatgtcacctttttcaaagaacaaaaccaagacagtgcatgaactcacatgaaatgacctacctgcaaatcagagtaacttctgctgttgttactgagagaacagttcagatatgtgtggcttcaccttggcaagtgctactcttatatCATCTTTCTCAGCAaactctgtttcttttgttttccatgcagcttaaggaagtgtttatttttgccagtgcgagactagagttgctcaacttgacattgcaaatcatgcagaatgctgactccTATCACGTCCCGTtatacattacatttaaattcacgttgttattattattgtaataataataataataataataataataataataataataataataataataatgataatgataatgataataataataataatgataataataataataataataatggattagatttctatagcgcttttctggagactcaaagatgctttacattggattcattattcattcactcctcattcatacttggtgatggtaagctacgtgtgtagccacagctgcccgggggcagactgacggaggcgtggctgccaatctgcccctacggcccctccgaccaccagcggaacaatcacatgcattcacacaccagcgagtgtcccactggaggcaaggagggtaacgggaatcgaaccgccaatcttgaatcattggacgacccgctatACCACTGAGGCACGGTCGcccgttgcacatattcgtccgaccactttcagtttttgctcaacatagttaatatggattaaaatattaagaaagtaATCAGATGGCGTACCATCATGACaagcataaatcgactactgagtacgcaaaatcccctgtaacACAGGTAGGCTGattgatgtagcgtgatcacctgcagccagtgatggctaagggggccgTGTCACCACAAATTGACATGATGTGACAAACGTACACaatgattcgtgtatgttcggcaaaaacacctgacactatgtgtcgggtgttttgtcttgacctccgtctccgccgaacccctgagaccgactcaccgaacccctagggttcgatcgaacccaggttaagaaccactggtctagagatagtgtcactgaggaaaagacaggagacagagctggaggtagcagagatgaaaatgctgaggttctctctgggagtgaccaggatggataggatcaggaataaatacatcacagggacagcacatgttagaggttttggagataaagtcagagaggccagactgagatggtttggacatgtccagaggagagatagtgaatatattggtagaaggatgctgagttttgaactgccaggcaggaggcctagaggaagacccaaagaggaggtttatggatgaagtgaaagaggacatgaaggtagttggtgtgagagaagaggatgcagaagacagggctagaaggaggtaattgattcgctgtggcgacccctgaagagaaaagccgaaaggaaaagaagattccCTTGTTATTCCCTTGTGTTATTCCCAtttgaccactagatggcagacTCATTACTTTGTTGCCAAGACTAACCAATATACTGTAGCGATCATAATTCCTGttagagaaataaaatacaagaacaTCAATTAAAAAAGGTGAAGAAATCAAATACAAGAATATTACTTAAAAAAGAAGAACGAAAGATTGGCAATATAGTGTCAACacatcctttatttatttttcccataTTTTGGGAAAACTAgggtaaaataataaataattgtaaTGGAGCTTAGTGACTGAAAAATTTAAACTTGAATGTATGCTCAAATACAGCATTGTAGTATATATATCAAACAACAGCCAGGGAGTCAGAGAGAAATCCCTTCTGACGAGCATGGATGGAAAAATCGGCTTACAGCTCTGGGGTTGAATCACGTCTATAGAGGCTCTAATTGCATAATGCTGATACTTGACAACTCATGGCAGCTCCTGCTGTGTACGTACAATCTAGGATTCCCCTCACATGTCAAGGTGAGTTCtcagtcttcatcttcatcagaaaGGATCATGGACACAGAGGCGTGTGCCTGTGGGCTAAGGGCAGCTCTTCTCGGAAAAGAAGGGCTTAGCATCTGGTAATCAGATCCCATGTTGGACAAGGAGACTTAACAAAGCTTTGCTGCTCAATGCTTTGCAGTCCATAAAGCAGGTGTTCCAGTTTGTGTGAGGAATGGCTCTCTGCTCAAATGCAAGTTCCCTCTCTAACTTTTGACATCTCACCATTGAACCAACACATTGgctttttctgtaaaaataaaaagcatttaatctgttgtatgaactaaatGGACTTGCTGCATTAATGTACATAACTTGTTTTAGATTATCTCAAGTTTATGTCAAAGCTAAACAGTCACATCCACCATCACTATCACAAGTCACAAGATTGCTTCAAACTTTGAGAACATCTCAGTAGAGAAAgccagaagatgaagatggaaaaGAGCACTACATTTGAGCACTGTGATCACACTGTTGaaagcaacattttaaaaaattgaaatttgccAAGAACAAGATTATAACTTTATAAGTAATCAGATCAAGGGATATTTGAACATCATGTTATCAATATTGCATTTTCATTGTTCTTCATTTAGCTCTGGAATCTTGCACAGTTAGTGCTCTTCCACACACTCCCCTTGTAGCACTGTTAGGTACACATATGCCAGGATTAGGGTGAAGGTTAGCTGTTTTCAAGCCAAATAGAGAGTGGGCAATAAGCTCCCATCATCTTTGGAGAAGTGCTGCAACACCATCCTCCTGGGTGGCtctatgtttttttatttttaatttatggtaGATTATTGGTAGATTATTCATGACAAAATGCCCCCTGGGCTACATTGTGTTCTCTACGGTGAAGGACGGAGCAGTCAGACAGAATGTCGACCCTCCTTGCTATGCCACAGAACTGAGCTGTATGGTCATTGAGGATTCTGTGCCATAACTGTATAACAACAATTTctgttgttggtggtggggatggtggtgcatgtttgtgtgtttttttgctgtgtatTAATTCAGGTCACTtactttatgtttattgttttttttgctgtactGTTGATGAGTTGCTGAAAATCTGCATTTCCAATGAaggatgaatttaaaaaacttATTTTCTGGTAAAAAGAAGTGGAAAAGGCTATTTGATCAcccctgtttgtttgcttgtttgtttgtctgtttgcatgtTTACATGATGCCTGGTAAAGCtgtgcatgagtgtgtcttAGGATATATAAAATGTCCAGTTTTTTGAAGATCCAGGACTTGATTTGACAGCAAAGTGGTGTCAGCATGATGACATAATCAGCGTGGGCTATGCACTAGATGCAGTGATTCAACAGCTGATAAATGATAATGGTGTGGGCAGATGCACCAGACTTTTTCAAGTTCCTGAGAGGGTAGGATTTATACTATTTGAACAAAATGATCAACTAAAAAAACTTAAATGATAAAACTTCTTAAGACCtaacaaaatgtttgaatctgACTCACCGTAAACGTGTATCTTTTTCTGTCAGCagcaaatactgtacttttgATGCACAGAGGACCCGCCTGTGGGCTGGGGGGTCAGCTTCTTACCAAATGTACGCCCTGACGACATGACGCAGCAGCAATCTGTTGAGTCACGTAGAGAGAGGATGGGTGAGAGAcgaaggggcggagcctgaccTCCACTTGAAGCTACCTCCCATAGAAAG is part of the Antennarius striatus isolate MH-2024 chromosome 21, ASM4005453v1, whole genome shotgun sequence genome and encodes:
- the LOC137588448 gene encoding sulfotransferase 2B1-like, with the translated sequence MAEADLYFEYKGIYFTHFYHTPESLKYLEELSFRPDDIFIATYPKSGTTWSQEIVSQIMSGGDSSTAETLPYQDRTPWIEATQLADLHFEDRPSPRIFTTHLPYNMMPPSFYKVKPKAIYVMRNPKDVMISAFHYFGKRPIYADPGTLTEFLHKFLDGSKMPYGSWFDHVKSWLNAEDKEQFLYLNYEDMVQNLENSVARTAQFLDKSLDTEVIEKIAEKCLFKNMRNKVPDDSTNPIKSDDERLSELFRKGIVGDWKNHLSVEEAKYFDAVCKEKMRDVKCKWD